In Sporosarcina luteola, one DNA window encodes the following:
- the purE gene encoding 5-(carboxyamino)imidazole ribonucleotide mutase produces the protein MGPKVGVIMGSKSDWETMKHACDILDELGVDYEKKVVSAHRTPDFMFEYAEQAQDRGLEVIVAGAGGAAHLPGMVAAKTLLPVIGVPVQSKALNGMDSLLSIVQMPGGVPVATVSIGKAGATNAGLLAAQFLAVHDSKLRSRLEERRTQMRNASLESSGELL, from the coding sequence ATGGGACCGAAAGTCGGCGTGATCATGGGGAGTAAAAGTGATTGGGAAACGATGAAGCATGCTTGCGACATACTGGACGAGTTAGGTGTTGATTATGAAAAGAAGGTAGTATCAGCGCATCGTACTCCGGACTTCATGTTTGAATATGCAGAGCAGGCACAGGACAGGGGACTTGAAGTGATTGTCGCCGGTGCAGGCGGTGCCGCCCATCTTCCAGGAATGGTGGCAGCGAAGACATTATTGCCTGTCATTGGTGTTCCGGTTCAGTCCAAGGCGTTGAATGGCATGGATTCATTGCTATCCATCGTTCAGATGCCAGGAGGCGTTCCGGTCGCTACCGTATCAATCGGTAAAGCAGGTGCTACGAATGCCGGATTGCTCGCTGCCCAGTTTTTAGCCGTCCACGATTCGAAGCTACGCAGCCGCCTTGAAGAACGTCGAACACAAATGCGGAATGCGTCATTAGAAAGCAGTGGTGAGTTGCTATGA
- a CDS encoding NETI motif-containing protein, protein MSTKKKTVWFEVGEGERIDDCLQRLAAEGYRVAGRMEEPVFMEKDGEYVPIRQVIKFKGILDE, encoded by the coding sequence ATGAGTACGAAAAAGAAAACAGTATGGTTTGAAGTCGGAGAAGGCGAGAGAATTGATGATTGTTTGCAGCGGTTGGCTGCGGAAGGCTATCGCGTGGCGGGCAGGATGGAGGAGCCTGTTTTTATGGAGAAGGATGGCGAGTACGTCCCAATCCGGCAAGTCATTAAGTTTAAAGGGATTTTAGATGAGTAA